A stretch of the Candidatus Bathyarchaeota archaeon genome encodes the following:
- a CDS encoding Ldh family oxidoreductase: MSPPLGWGWRGELILLPAGYLRELGVRIFTALGAPKPKAELVAETLVEASLTGHDSHGVSYFLRYAERIRKGFIKPEAEPIIVRESPSSALLDGCWGFGQVTAMRVMELAVEKASRCVVSAVGAYNCNHIGRVGYYTSWAARRGFIGLMFVNVGHPMVSVHGGVGRVLGTNPFSASAPTGDDPFLLDYATSTVADGKVSWAMAKGERIPSHWIRDKNGRPTEDPNMLRDGGWLQPFGGHKGYCLQLLMELIGAALTGSRSGVDPEIGPPSTNGILAIAIDPEGFVGLEAFKKRSQGILRCVKETKAEEGGEILIPGEPEWTTRRLRLEDGIPLPESTWSQILDLVDELSINLQLI; the protein is encoded by the coding sequence TTGAGCCCTCCTCTCGGGTGGGGTTGGAGAGGGGAATTGATCCTCCTTCCAGCAGGTTATCTTAGGGAGCTAGGGGTCAGAATATTCACAGCCTTAGGAGCCCCTAAGCCTAAGGCTGAGCTTGTCGCCGAAACCCTTGTTGAGGCGAGTCTAACAGGCCACGACTCCCATGGAGTCTCATACTTCTTGAGGTATGCGGAGAGGATCAGGAAGGGATTCATAAAACCTGAGGCTGAGCCTATCATAGTCAGGGAGTCTCCCTCCTCAGCCCTCCTCGATGGTTGCTGGGGCTTTGGACAGGTTACGGCGATGAGGGTGATGGAGCTAGCCGTCGAGAAGGCCTCAAGGTGCGTGGTCAGCGCGGTGGGGGCCTACAACTGCAATCACATAGGAAGGGTGGGCTATTACACCTCATGGGCCGCGAGGAGGGGGTTTATAGGGTTGATGTTCGTGAACGTAGGCCATCCCATGGTCTCCGTCCATGGAGGGGTGGGCAGGGTCTTGGGCACAAACCCGTTCAGCGCCTCCGCGCCGACGGGCGATGACCCCTTCCTATTGGACTATGCCACCTCCACCGTGGCTGATGGGAAGGTAAGCTGGGCTATGGCCAAGGGGGAGAGGATACCCAGCCACTGGATAAGGGATAAGAATGGGAGGCCCACCGAGGACCCGAACATGCTTAGGGATGGGGGGTGGCTCCAACCCTTCGGCGGCCATAAGGGGTACTGCCTACAGCTGCTCATGGAGCTCATAGGCGCGGCCCTAACAGGCTCAAGGTCAGGGGTGGACCCCGAGATAGGCCCACCATCAACAAACGGGATCCTAGCCATTGCCATCGATCCCGAGGGGTTTGTGGGGCTGGAGGCCTTCAAGAAAAGGTCGCAGGGGATCCTAAGATGCGTAAAGGAGACGAAGGCTGAGGAGGGTGGAGAGATTCTCATCCCCGGGGAGCCGGAGTGGACTACCAGGAGGCTTAGACTGGAGGATGGGATCCCCCTCCCAGAGTCTACATGGAGCCAGATATTGGATCTGGTAGATGAGCTCTCAATAAACCTTCAGCTCATTTAA